Proteins encoded in a region of the Anoxybacillus amylolyticus genome:
- the prli42 gene encoding stressosome-associated protein Prli42: MSRKTTQKIVVYLMLGSMLLTTVLTGIRMWF, encoded by the coding sequence ATGTCCCGCAAAACAACACAAAAAATTGTCGTGTACTTAATGCTCGGTTCCATGTTGCTAACGACTGTTCTCACAGGAATTAGAATGTGGTTTTAG
- a CDS encoding L,D-transpeptidase, with amino-acid sequence MRLLISLLLLFLSFGTTSSAASKPLIIVNKAINKLAFVQSEKIEAIYPVATGVTTALTPEGLFTVKIKAKNPYYRKKNIPGGVPSNPLGTRWIGFDANDTDGRTYGIHGTNNPQSIGKYITQGCVRMYNRDVEKLYDQVPIGAKVWIVRSSESFESLVKRQGAMQ; translated from the coding sequence ATGCGACTATTGATTTCATTATTACTACTTTTCCTTTCGTTTGGGACGACATCATCCGCTGCTTCGAAGCCATTAATTATCGTCAATAAAGCGATCAACAAGTTAGCTTTTGTGCAAAGTGAAAAGATTGAAGCCATTTATCCAGTGGCAACAGGGGTGACAACAGCGCTCACGCCCGAAGGGTTGTTTACCGTCAAGATTAAGGCGAAAAACCCGTATTATCGGAAGAAAAATATTCCTGGCGGCGTGCCAAGCAATCCGCTTGGCACGAGATGGATCGGTTTTGATGCAAACGATACGGATGGAAGAACTTACGGCATTCATGGAACCAATAATCCGCAGTCGATCGGAAAGTACATTACGCAAGGATGTGTACGAATGTATAACCGAGACGTTGAAAAGCTATACGACCAAGTGCCAATAGGAGCAAAAGTGTGGATCGTCCGAAGTAGCGAATCGTTTGAGTCGCTCGTGAAGCGACAAGGGGCAATGCAGTAG